The following coding sequences are from one Streptomyces sp. NBC_01485 window:
- a CDS encoding gamma-glutamylcyclotransferase family protein, which yields MTGPGLPSPTPELPFFVYGTLRPGEVNHDRFLHGRTLREEPARLAGAVLYHGPGYPYAVEVPGGGLGLAVTGDLVTARPAAYARLLAELDRLEEYRPGDPRNLYERVERTVLRGNRSSPARAWVYVAAPAVAARLRARGKLVEGGDWLSRPDDGR from the coding sequence GTGACCGGCCCTGGACTCCCCTCACCAACCCCCGAACTCCCCTTCTTCGTCTACGGCACCCTCCGCCCCGGCGAGGTCAACCACGACCGCTTCCTGCACGGCCGCACCCTCCGCGAGGAGCCGGCCCGCCTGGCGGGCGCGGTGCTGTACCACGGGCCCGGCTATCCCTACGCGGTCGAGGTGCCGGGGGGTGGACTCGGGCTGGCCGTCACCGGGGATCTCGTGACGGCCCGTCCGGCGGCGTACGCACGGCTGCTCGCCGAACTCGACCGGCTGGAGGAGTACCGGCCGGGCGACCCGCGCAACCTCTACGAGCGGGTCGAGCGGACGGTGCTTCGTGGGAACCGCTCGTCGCCCGCGCGTGCCTGGGTGTACGTCGCCGCGCCCGCCGTCGCCGCCCGGCTGAGGGCCCGGGGAAAGCTGGTCGAGGGCGGCGACTGGCTCTCGCGGCCCGACGACGGCCGATGA
- a CDS encoding class F sortase: MRKVGNTAIAAVTAVALCCGAWLLHSGAETHPPPQPSAAQAHSGGSGGADMSTRSARSAPALPPSPPDRVRIPAIHVDAPLTGLALTSAGSLDVPPAEKKNLAGWYEAGTTPGETGTAIVAGHVDNADGPAVFYDLGALRKGSAIEVDRRDGSVAVFTVDAVEVYRARAFPDEKVYGAAGRPELRVITCGGGYSRSTGYEGNVVVFAHLTGSR, encoded by the coding sequence ATGCGCAAGGTCGGCAACACCGCCATAGCGGCCGTCACCGCGGTCGCCCTCTGCTGCGGCGCGTGGCTGCTGCACAGCGGTGCCGAGACGCACCCCCCGCCGCAGCCGTCCGCGGCCCAGGCCCACTCGGGCGGCTCGGGCGGCGCGGACATGTCGACCCGGTCGGCGCGGTCCGCCCCGGCGCTGCCGCCCTCCCCGCCCGACCGCGTCCGTATCCCCGCGATCCACGTGGACGCCCCCCTGACGGGCCTCGCCCTCACCTCCGCCGGCAGCCTGGACGTCCCGCCCGCCGAGAAGAAGAATCTCGCCGGCTGGTACGAGGCCGGTACCACCCCCGGCGAGACGGGCACCGCGATCGTCGCCGGCCACGTCGACAACGCCGACGGCCCCGCCGTCTTCTACGACCTGGGCGCCCTGCGCAAGGGCAGCGCCATCGAGGTGGACCGGCGCGACGGAAGCGTCGCCGTGTTCACCGTGGACGCCGTCGAGGTCTACCGGGCGCGCGCCTTCCCCGACGAGAAGGTGTACGGGGCGGCGGGCCGGCCCGAGCTGCGGGTGATCACGTGCGGTGGGGGGTATTCGCGGTCGACCGGTTACGAGGGGAACGTCGTCGTGTTCGCGCATCTCACCGGGAGCCGCTGA
- the cpt gene encoding chloramphenicol phosphotransferase CPT, whose translation MTTQVIVLNGGSSSGKSGIVRCLQEVLPEPWLAFGVDSLIEAMPGAGTGIEFAADGGVSVGEEFMTLEAAWATGIAAMVHAGARVIVDDVFLGGAATQERWRKVLDGLDVLWVGVRCEAAVAAGREIVRGDRVRGMAERQAEPVHRGVDYDLEVDTTHTEALECARAIARSVINGRWSAVSGSR comes from the coding sequence GTGACGACTCAGGTGATCGTGCTGAACGGCGGCTCCAGCTCCGGCAAGTCCGGGATCGTGCGGTGTCTGCAGGAGGTTCTGCCGGAACCCTGGCTGGCCTTCGGGGTCGACTCGCTGATCGAGGCGATGCCCGGTGCGGGCACGGGGATCGAGTTCGCGGCGGACGGCGGGGTGAGCGTCGGCGAGGAGTTCATGACCCTGGAGGCGGCGTGGGCGACGGGGATCGCCGCGATGGTCCACGCCGGCGCCCGGGTGATCGTCGACGACGTCTTCCTCGGCGGCGCCGCCACCCAGGAACGGTGGCGCAAGGTCCTCGACGGGCTGGACGTCCTCTGGGTCGGCGTCCGCTGCGAGGCGGCGGTGGCCGCGGGCCGGGAGATCGTACGAGGCGACCGGGTGCGGGGGATGGCCGAGCGGCAGGCGGAGCCGGTGCACCGGGGCGTGGACTACGACCTGGAGGTCGACACCACGCACACCGAGGCGCTGGAGTGCGCGCGGGCCATCGCCCGGTCGGTGATCAACGGTCGGTGGTCAGCGGTCAGCGGCTCCCGGTGA
- a CDS encoding sulfite exporter TauE/SafE family protein: MPDISLATLVLLCLAALAAGWIDAVVGGGGLLLLPAMLLGLPAGTPAATALGTNKAVAIVGTSGAAVTYARRAPVDVRLAVRIGLAALAGSSGGAFFAAGMSTEVLKPVIMVVLVCVAAFVILRPAFGTAPAPGPATRRQMLAAIGLAGLGIGFYDGLIGPGTGTFLVLALTAVLHLDLVTASATAKIVNCCTNAGALATFAWQGAVLWKLAALMAVFNLVGGTLGARTALKKGSGFVRVVLLTVVFALVANLAYEQWVA, encoded by the coding sequence ATGCCCGACATATCCCTGGCCACACTCGTGCTGCTCTGCCTCGCCGCGCTCGCGGCCGGCTGGATCGACGCGGTGGTCGGCGGGGGAGGCCTGCTGCTCCTGCCCGCGATGCTGCTCGGACTCCCGGCCGGGACCCCGGCGGCGACCGCGCTCGGCACCAACAAGGCCGTCGCCATCGTCGGGACCTCGGGCGCGGCCGTGACCTACGCGCGCCGCGCACCCGTGGACGTACGGCTCGCGGTGCGGATCGGGCTGGCGGCGCTGGCCGGGTCGTCCGGCGGGGCCTTCTTCGCCGCGGGGATGAGCACCGAGGTGCTGAAGCCGGTGATCATGGTGGTGCTGGTGTGCGTGGCGGCCTTCGTGATCCTGCGCCCCGCCTTCGGCACCGCGCCCGCCCCCGGCCCGGCCACCCGCCGCCAGATGCTCGCCGCGATCGGCCTCGCGGGCCTCGGCATCGGCTTCTACGACGGCCTCATCGGCCCCGGCACGGGCACCTTCCTGGTCCTCGCCCTCACCGCCGTCCTCCACCTCGACCTGGTCACCGCCTCGGCCACCGCGAAGATCGTCAACTGCTGCACCAACGCGGGCGCGCTCGCGACCTTCGCCTGGCAGGGGGCCGTGCTGTGGAAGCTGGCGGCGCTGATGGCCGTCTTCAACCTCGTGGGCGGCACGCTGGGCGCGCGCACGGCCCTGAAGAAGGGCAGCGGTTTCGTCCGCGTCGTCCTGCTGACAGTGGTGTTCGCGCTGGTGGCGAACCTGGCCTACGAGCAGTGGGTCGCCTGA
- the nirB gene encoding nitrite reductase large subunit NirB, with amino-acid sequence MTATEGATPATPTIVLVGHGMVGQRFLEALAERGLTATHRVVVLCEEPRPAYDRVALTSYFSGKTPEELSMTDPEFIAAHGIELHVGDPAETVDREARKVTSRSGLVVGYDVLVLATGSYPFVPPVPNKDAEGCFVYRTIEDLLAIEAYAKARATTGAVVGGGLLGLEAAGALKGLGLTSHIVEFAPRLMPVQVDEGGGAALLRTIEDMGLSVHTGVGTQEIVVDESGAVTGMKLSDGSELATDLVVFSAGVRPRDQLARECGLSVGERGGISVDERCRTVSDPHVFAIGECALAADGRVYGLVAPGYEQAETVAAAIAADESEQLSFTGADLSTKLKLLGVDVASFGDAHGATADCLDVVYSDARSGLYKKLVIGRDGTLLGGILIGDADAYGTLRAFTGSVPPVAPESLVLPAGAGDAVQLGPSALPDEAIVCSCHNVSKGTIRGAVTEHSCTTVPEVKKCTKAGTGCGSCVKVLGQLVTAELEASGVEVDKGLCGCFTQTREELYEIVLALRINTYQDLLDRYGRDDARGGDGCDVCKPAIGSIIASLAPTIGASGYVLDGEQAALQETNDHFLANLQKNGSYSVVPRIPGGEITPEGLIVIGEIARDFGLYTKITGGQRIDMFGARVEQLPLIWTRLVDAGFESGHAYGKSLRTVKSCVGQTWCRYGVQDSVRMAIDLELRYRGLRSPHKLKSAVSGCARECAEAQSKDFGIIATSNGWNLYVGGNGGATPRHADLLAQDLDDAELVSLIDRFLMFYIRTADRLERTSTWLERIPGGLDHVRDVVVEDSLGICEELESLMTDHVAHYADEWATTINDPEKLARFVSFVNAPDTPDPVVGFVPERDQIKPDLPLLTIGTRPMEALEGSTQR; translated from the coding sequence ATGACCGCCACCGAAGGGGCCACCCCGGCCACTCCCACGATCGTGCTCGTCGGCCACGGCATGGTCGGCCAGCGCTTCCTCGAAGCGCTCGCCGAGCGCGGCCTGACCGCCACGCACCGCGTGGTCGTGCTGTGCGAGGAGCCGCGTCCCGCATACGACCGCGTGGCCCTCACCTCGTACTTCTCGGGGAAGACCCCCGAGGAACTGTCCATGACCGACCCGGAGTTCATCGCCGCGCACGGCATCGAGCTGCACGTCGGCGACCCGGCGGAGACCGTCGACCGCGAGGCGAGGAAGGTGACGTCGCGCTCCGGTCTGGTCGTCGGCTACGACGTCCTCGTCCTGGCCACCGGCTCCTACCCGTTCGTGCCGCCGGTCCCCAACAAGGACGCCGAGGGCTGTTTCGTCTACCGCACGATCGAGGATCTCCTCGCCATCGAGGCGTACGCGAAGGCGCGTGCCACGACGGGCGCGGTGGTCGGCGGCGGACTGCTGGGTCTGGAGGCGGCGGGTGCGCTGAAGGGGCTCGGACTCACCAGCCACATCGTGGAGTTCGCGCCGCGTCTGATGCCGGTGCAGGTCGACGAGGGCGGCGGCGCGGCCCTGTTGCGCACCATCGAGGACATGGGCCTGTCCGTGCACACCGGTGTGGGCACGCAGGAGATCGTGGTCGACGAGTCCGGCGCGGTCACCGGCATGAAGCTGTCCGACGGTTCCGAACTCGCCACGGATCTCGTGGTGTTCAGCGCCGGTGTCCGGCCCCGCGACCAACTGGCCCGTGAGTGCGGCCTGTCGGTGGGCGAGCGCGGCGGCATCTCGGTCGACGAGCGGTGCCGTACCGTCTCCGACCCGCACGTCTTCGCGATCGGCGAGTGCGCGCTCGCGGCGGACGGCCGGGTGTACGGCCTGGTCGCCCCCGGCTACGAGCAGGCCGAGACCGTGGCCGCCGCCATCGCCGCCGACGAGAGCGAGCAGCTGTCCTTCACGGGCGCCGACCTCTCCACCAAGCTGAAGCTGCTCGGCGTGGACGTGGCATCGTTCGGCGACGCGCACGGAGCGACCGCGGACTGCCTGGACGTCGTCTACTCCGACGCCCGCTCGGGCCTGTACAAAAAGCTGGTCATAGGTCGCGACGGCACCCTGCTCGGCGGCATCCTGATCGGCGACGCGGACGCCTACGGCACCCTGCGCGCGTTCACCGGGTCCGTACCGCCCGTCGCCCCCGAGTCGCTGGTCCTGCCGGCCGGCGCCGGGGACGCCGTACAACTCGGTCCGTCCGCGCTGCCGGACGAGGCGATCGTCTGCTCCTGCCACAACGTGTCGAAGGGCACGATCCGCGGGGCGGTGACGGAGCACTCCTGCACGACCGTGCCCGAGGTGAAGAAGTGCACCAAGGCCGGTACCGGCTGCGGGAGTTGCGTGAAGGTGCTCGGCCAGCTCGTCACCGCCGAGCTGGAGGCGAGCGGCGTCGAGGTCGACAAGGGCCTGTGCGGCTGCTTCACGCAGACCCGCGAGGAGCTCTACGAGATCGTCCTCGCCCTGCGCATCAACACCTACCAGGATCTCCTCGACCGCTACGGCCGCGACGACGCCCGGGGCGGCGACGGCTGCGACGTCTGCAAGCCGGCGATCGGCTCGATCATCGCCTCCCTCGCCCCGACGATCGGCGCGAGCGGCTACGTCCTGGACGGCGAGCAGGCGGCCCTGCAGGAGACCAACGACCACTTCCTCGCCAACCTCCAGAAGAACGGCTCCTATTCGGTCGTCCCGCGCATCCCCGGCGGTGAGATCACCCCCGAGGGCCTCATCGTGATCGGTGAGATCGCCCGCGACTTCGGCCTCTACACGAAGATCACCGGCGGCCAGCGGATCGACATGTTCGGCGCGCGGGTCGAGCAACTCCCGCTGATCTGGACCCGGTTGGTCGACGCCGGCTTCGAGTCAGGACACGCCTACGGCAAGTCGCTGCGCACGGTGAAGTCCTGCGTCGGCCAGACCTGGTGCCGCTACGGCGTCCAGGACTCCGTCCGCATGGCGATCGACCTGGAGCTGCGCTACCGGGGGCTCCGGTCCCCGCACAAGCTCAAGTCCGCCGTGTCCGGCTGCGCCCGCGAGTGCGCCGAGGCCCAGTCGAAGGACTTCGGCATCATCGCCACCTCCAACGGCTGGAACCTCTACGTCGGCGGCAACGGCGGCGCCACCCCGCGCCACGCCGACCTGCTCGCGCAGGACCTCGACGACGCCGAACTGGTCAGCCTCATCGACCGGTTCCTGATGTTCTACATCCGCACCGCCGACCGCCTGGAGCGCACCTCGACCTGGCTGGAGCGGATCCCCGGCGGCCTGGACCACGTACGCGACGTGGTCGTGGAGGACTCCCTCGGCATCTGCGAGGAACTGGAGTCCCTGATGACGGACCACGTGGCGCACTACGCCGACGAGTGGGCCACCACCATCAACGACCCCGAGAAGCTCGCCCGGTTCGTGTCCTTCGTCAACGCGCCGGACACCCCCGACCCGGTCGTCGGCTTCGTCCCCGAGCGCGACCAGATCAAGCCCGACCTGCCGCTGCTGACCATCGGCACGCGTCCCATGGAAGCCCTGGAAGGGAGCACCCAGCGATGA
- the nirD gene encoding nitrite reductase small subunit NirD, with translation MTLAPETTDLKVQLRLKESGSEGGEEVGEGWFTVCDLTHLLPGRGVAALLPDGRQVALFRDRAGELYAVDNRDPFGGAAVLSRGLTGTEQGRPFVASPLLKQRFDLRSGECLDDETVRIATYEVRTA, from the coding sequence ATGACCCTGGCACCCGAGACCACCGACCTCAAGGTCCAACTGCGGCTGAAGGAAAGCGGATCGGAGGGTGGGGAGGAAGTCGGAGAGGGCTGGTTCACGGTCTGCGACCTCACCCATCTCCTCCCCGGCAGGGGCGTGGCCGCCCTGCTGCCCGACGGCCGCCAGGTCGCCCTGTTCCGCGACCGGGCGGGTGAGCTGTACGCCGTCGACAACCGCGACCCGTTCGGCGGCGCGGCCGTCCTCTCCCGCGGCCTGACCGGCACCGAGCAGGGCCGCCCGTTCGTCGCCTCCCCGCTCCTCAAGCAGCGGTTCGACCTGCGCAGCGGGGAGTGCCTGGACGACGAGACGGTGCGCATCGCGACGTACGAGGTGCGGACGGCCTGA
- a CDS encoding HAMP domain-containing sensor histidine kinase, translated as MTRRLLLSYLTLAALVLLCLEIPLGFVYSRGERERVINAATDEAESVSAFASLSISAGRAAQDLPERAAHCAARIGGKVLIVDSAGALLASSHPLSEDEVRTLASSPGVAAALRGTATADVRTSTIGGVQYLAVATPVRHGVAEQGAVRITVPTRMVHERVHHVWLLLALGGLATLTAVAALGFVIARWTGRPIRELEHATHELAVGGTATPVAITNGPPEVRSLAATFNRTAARLEHLLASQRAFAGEASHQLKTPLAALRLRLENLENDIALHARGSLTAALTETDRLARMVEGLLAMARLDESAAERETVDLGRVCAERHRAWTPLYEQHGVWLALAGDYEGEVLALPGAVEQILDNLLSNALRVAPPGSTVSIDPRHHTPRTPHERRFPHRHPNRPASPAWVELHVMDEGPGMTEEQRRRAFDRFWRAPDAPKGGTGLGLALVQRLAHASGGEVVLRPAPRGGLDAVVRLPAVPSLPGVPTPRSPARPLQTTATGRR; from the coding sequence ATGACCCGTCGGCTGCTGCTCAGCTACCTCACGCTCGCCGCCCTGGTGCTGCTCTGCCTGGAGATCCCGCTGGGCTTCGTGTACTCGCGGGGCGAGCGGGAGCGGGTGATCAACGCGGCGACGGACGAGGCGGAGTCGGTGTCGGCGTTCGCCTCGCTGTCCATCTCGGCCGGCCGGGCGGCGCAGGACCTGCCCGAGCGGGCCGCGCACTGCGCCGCACGCATCGGCGGCAAGGTGCTGATCGTGGACAGCGCGGGCGCGCTGCTCGCCTCCTCGCACCCGCTGTCCGAGGACGAGGTGCGCACTCTCGCCTCCTCGCCGGGCGTCGCCGCCGCACTGCGGGGCACCGCCACGGCGGACGTGCGCACCTCCACCATCGGCGGCGTGCAGTACCTCGCGGTGGCCACCCCGGTCCGGCACGGCGTCGCGGAACAGGGCGCCGTACGCATCACCGTGCCGACCCGGATGGTGCACGAACGGGTGCACCACGTCTGGCTGTTGCTGGCGCTGGGCGGTCTCGCGACGCTCACCGCGGTCGCCGCCCTCGGGTTCGTCATCGCCCGCTGGACCGGCCGCCCCATCCGCGAACTGGAGCACGCCACCCACGAGTTGGCCGTCGGCGGCACCGCCACCCCCGTCGCGATCACCAACGGGCCGCCGGAGGTCCGCAGTCTCGCCGCGACCTTCAACCGCACCGCCGCCCGCCTGGAACACCTCCTGGCCTCCCAACGGGCCTTCGCCGGTGAGGCGTCGCACCAACTGAAGACCCCCCTCGCGGCGTTACGGCTGCGGCTGGAGAACCTGGAGAACGACATCGCCCTGCACGCGCGGGGCTCGCTCACCGCCGCGCTGACCGAGACCGACCGGCTGGCCCGGATGGTCGAGGGGCTGCTCGCGATGGCCCGGCTCGACGAGAGCGCCGCCGAACGCGAGACGGTCGACCTGGGCCGGGTGTGCGCGGAACGCCACCGCGCCTGGACCCCGTTGTACGAGCAGCACGGCGTCTGGCTGGCGCTGGCCGGGGACTACGAGGGCGAGGTGCTGGCGCTGCCCGGGGCGGTGGAGCAGATCCTCGACAACCTGCTCTCCAACGCCCTGCGCGTGGCGCCCCCCGGCTCCACGGTCTCGATCGACCCGCGCCACCACACCCCCCGCACACCCCACGAGCGCCGCTTCCCGCACCGGCATCCGAACCGCCCGGCGAGCCCGGCGTGGGTCGAACTGCACGTCATGGACGAGGGCCCCGGCATGACCGAGGAGCAGCGCCGCCGCGCCTTCGACCGCTTCTGGCGCGCCCCGGACGCCCCCAAGGGCGGTACCGGCCTGGGCCTCGCCCTCGTGCAGCGCCTCGCGCACGCGAGCGGCGGCGAGGTGGTCCTGCGGCCCGCACCGCGCGGCGGCCTCGACGCGGTGGTCCGCCTCCCGGCGGTACCGTCCCTGCCCGGCGTGCCGACACCACGGTCACCGGCCAGACCGCTGCAGACCACGGCAACCGGCCGGCGGTAA
- a CDS encoding winged helix-turn-helix domain-containing protein, giving the protein MGVRVLLIEDDRTIAEPLVEGLGNFGLTVHHVSTGSEGLRGPYGDVVLLDLGLPDIDGIDVCRGIRQNSDVPIIILSARGEEADRVLGLELGADDYLAKPFSMRELVARVRAVTRRTQRGLPEREFGGGEPAQAAMPTATHTPTYTPAPTYTPAPAPAAATSVGGEAFAGAAAYYDPAPPLLSPPPVAAAPASSGAAGPLVVDRRTRQVWVGPETVTLTPKEFELLALLTEDPGAVYSRQQILDRVWDPHYQGPTKTLDVHVATLRRKLGNPAWIQTLRGVGFRLAVHTTSPGAPQSPAPQSPAPQASAPPLYETTPYEPPSPSSYERPPIRPHETHDFTQDHDFTRTHQPYQSHHHTAAYR; this is encoded by the coding sequence ATGGGTGTACGAGTCCTGCTCATCGAGGACGACCGGACGATCGCCGAACCGCTCGTCGAGGGCCTCGGTAACTTCGGGCTGACGGTGCATCATGTCAGCACGGGCAGCGAGGGGTTGAGGGGTCCGTACGGCGATGTGGTCCTGCTGGACCTGGGGTTGCCCGACATCGACGGCATCGACGTCTGCCGGGGCATCAGGCAGAACTCCGACGTCCCCATCATCATCCTCAGTGCGCGGGGCGAGGAGGCCGACCGCGTACTGGGCCTGGAGCTTGGCGCCGACGACTACTTGGCGAAGCCCTTCAGCATGCGTGAGCTGGTGGCCCGGGTGCGCGCGGTGACCCGGCGGACCCAACGGGGGCTGCCGGAACGGGAGTTCGGGGGAGGGGAGCCGGCGCAGGCCGCGATGCCGACGGCGACTCATACTCCGACTTACACTCCAGCTCCGACTTACACTCCGGCTCCGGCTCCGGCGGCGGCGACGTCGGTCGGCGGCGAGGCCTTCGCGGGTGCCGCCGCGTACTACGACCCCGCACCCCCGCTCCTGTCCCCGCCCCCGGTGGCCGCTGCCCCCGCCTCGTCCGGCGCCGCCGGCCCCCTCGTCGTCGACCGGCGGACCCGGCAGGTCTGGGTCGGGCCGGAGACGGTGACGCTGACGCCCAAGGAGTTCGAGCTGCTCGCGCTGCTCACCGAGGACCCGGGGGCCGTGTACTCGCGGCAGCAGATCCTCGACCGGGTGTGGGACCCGCACTACCAGGGCCCGACGAAGACGCTCGACGTCCATGTGGCCACCCTGCGCCGCAAGTTGGGCAACCCGGCGTGGATCCAGACCCTGCGGGGAGTGGGCTTCCGGCTGGCCGTGCACACCACCTCACCGGGCGCGCCGCAGTCCCCCGCCCCGCAGTCCCCCGCGCCGCAGGCATCCGCGCCGCCCCTCTACGAGACGACGCCCTACGAGCCGCCGTCGCCGTCGTCGTACGAGCGGCCGCCCATCCGCCCCCACGAGACGCACGACTTCACCCAGGACCACGACTTCACCCGAACCCACCAGCCCTACCAGTCCCACCACCACACGGCGGCCTACCGATGA
- a CDS encoding carbonic anhydrase, producing the protein MKALLDRARSFKRRVDFESGEYRRLAEGQYPEALFITCSDSRVIPALITGARPGEIFELRNAGNIVPPHGRQGASGEAATIEYALEVLGVQDIVVCGHSYCGAMGAIKSGDDLSALPGVDAWLQLARPRLAPVLDGHVEDPSMPDVAQLNVVNQLAVLRSYPATRRRLDAGRLRLHGWYYEVDTGQVHELDEDGLFRVHAA; encoded by the coding sequence GTGAAGGCATTGCTGGACCGCGCCCGCTCGTTCAAGCGGCGGGTCGATTTCGAAAGCGGCGAATACCGGCGTCTGGCCGAGGGCCAATATCCCGAGGCATTGTTCATCACCTGCTCGGACTCACGGGTGATACCCGCCCTGATCACGGGCGCACGGCCCGGTGAGATATTCGAGTTGCGGAACGCGGGCAATATCGTTCCGCCGCACGGCCGACAGGGCGCCTCGGGCGAGGCCGCCACCATCGAGTACGCACTGGAGGTGCTCGGCGTTCAGGACATCGTGGTGTGCGGTCACTCCTACTGCGGGGCGATGGGCGCCATCAAGTCCGGCGACGATCTGTCCGCCCTGCCCGGCGTGGACGCCTGGCTGCAACTGGCCCGCCCGAGGCTGGCGCCCGTCCTGGACGGCCACGTCGAGGACCCGTCCATGCCGGACGTCGCCCAGCTGAACGTCGTCAACCAGCTTGCCGTGCTGCGGAGTTACCCGGCGACGCGGCGACGTCTCGACGCGGGACGGCTGCGGCTGCACGGCTGGTACTACGAGGTGGACACCGGCCAGGTGCACGAGCTGGACGAGGACGGCCTGTTCCGGGTGCACGCGGCATGA